Genomic window (Cellulosilyticum lentocellum DSM 5427):
ACCTATTGCAGCAGCAAATACCTTAGGTGTCGGAGACCATATACTACTTGTTATGGGATTAGGTACATTAGCTTCCATTCCTGGTTTAATAGGTGCTTATTTTTATGCTAAATGGGTAGGAAAGAGAGTAAAAGCTAAGGATGAACAGGAGAATCAAGGAGAGGTTGTTCAAAGCTATGAAGAGTTAGTAGCTTCTTATGGGAAACTTCCAGGTGGTTTTATGAGTCTGGCACCTATCATTGTACCGATTTTCTTAATGGCTATGTCAAACGTATCAAGCATTTTAGGATGGAGTGGTGCAGTGAGTACAGCATTTACCTTCCTAGGAACACCTATTATTGCGTTAGCTGTAGGTGTTATATTTGGAATTATATTAATGCTTCAAGTTAACAAAGGAAGTCAGCTTTACGATATTACAAATGAAACTTTAAAAACAGTAGGTCCTATTTTATTTGTAACAGCAGCAGGTGGCGTATTAGGAAAAGTGATTGCATCTACAAGTCTAGTGGCGTTTATTACAGAAAACGCAGCAACTCTAGAGAGTATTGGTATTTTCTTCCCATTCCTTCTAGCAGCTATTTTGAAATCAGCTCAAGGTTCATCAACAGTTGCCATTACGACGACAGCAGGTATTATGGCGCCACTAATGGGGGTTTTAGGAATGGATTCAGTAGTAATGTCTGTATTATGTGTTATGGCAATAGGAGCAGGCTCTATGACAGTATCTCATGCCAATGACTCTTACTTCTGGGTAGTTACCAACTTTGGAGAAATGACACCTGAACAAGGATATAAAACACAAACAGCTGTTACATTAGTAGAAGGTATTTGTTCTATGATAGGTATCTTTATATTATCATTATTTTTACACTAGACTGGCTACATAGGTTTATTGTATAAATAGTTGAAAAACAGACCAGGCATCTAGTGATTAGTGCCTGGTCTTTGTACAAGGAGATGATGAGATGACTCTAAGAGAAGAAGCAGACTACATTGTAAATAAGGCTATTTCCTCAGCACTTCCAGATGAAGCAGTAAGACAGGCTCTAAAAACTAAAGATTTTGGTGAAGGTAAAATTTATATGGTCGCAGTAGGTAAGGCAGCATGGCAGATGGCCAAAGCTGCAAGTGACTGTTTGGATAAGAAGATTGAAAAAGGCATCTGTATTTCGAAATATGGACACATGAAGGGTGAGTTACCTAATGTAGAGTGCTATGAAGCAGGGCATCCTATACCTGATGCCAATTCCTTCAGGGCGACTCAGGTAGCGATTGATTTAATTACAGGCCTTAATGCAGAGGATACGGTACTGTTTTTGCTATCAGGTGGCGGATCTGCTTTATTTGAAAAGCCCCTTGTAAGCGAGGCGGAACTGACGGATATAACCAGGCAGCTTTTAGCTTGTGGTGCAGATATTGTGGAAATAAATATACTTCGCAAAAGATTATCAGCTGTTAAAGGCGGAAAGTTTGCAAAACTCTGTTTACCTGCTAAGGTATTTAGTGTTGTACTAAGTGATATTATTGGTGATCCACTAGATATGATTGCTTCGGGACCGGCTTATCCAGATAGTTCTACCAATGAAATGGCAAAGAAAATCATCGCCAAATACCATTTGAAATTAAGCTCAGAAGCAATGAAACTGATGGATATAGAGACACCTAAAGATCTAACACATGTTGAGACTAGGATTACGGGTTCAGTTAAATTACTTTGTAAGGCAGCAGCAGAGGCCTGTCAGCACCTTGGATACAAGACGCTTATACTAACAGATTGCTTAAATTGTGAAGCAAGAGAAGCAGGGACTTTTCTAGCAGCTATCGCCAAAACTTATCAGGGAAGTCAAGAAAGTTTAGCTTTTATTGTTGGAGGAGAGACCATAGTTCATTTAACGGGACATGGAAAAGGAGGAAGAAATCAAGAATTAGCACTTTCAGCAGCTCGTGAAATAGGAGGCTTATATCAAACGGCTCTATTAAGTGTAGGCTCAGATGGAACAGATGGACCTACAGATGCGGCTGGAGGTTATGTAGATCAAGATACTCAGGAAAAATTGAGAAAGCAGGGTATAGAAATTTTTGAGGTACTCAAGGAGAATGATTCGTATCATGCACTACAGCAGGTAGATGGTCTGATTATGACAGGGGCAACAGGAACCAATGTAAATGACGTAGCTGTCCTCTTGATTCGAAGGTGAGAACATACTTTAAACAGAATAGAGATAATCCCAGAGTATAATTTGACTCGTATGGGTTGCTTTGGCATTATAGACTTTGCCCCCCTAGAAAGTCTATAATGCCAAAGCAGCTAATAGGTCTGAAATATAAATTTCAGGCCTATTTTATATATGTCAATAATACTTTAGCTTTTCATGGTCCTTTTTTAGATTTGCAACCTGGGAGCTGTGATGGAAAGGTAAGAAGCCTAACTAAAGAGCGTTTTAATTCAATTGAAAGACAGGCTTAGAATATACATTTAAGGTCAATAATAAATAAGAATTAATTTAGAGCAATGCATAGGAGGATATTATGGCGATTCCAACGTATGATAAGATTATGTTACCTTTATTGAAGGTTATTAAAGATGGAGTTATTTATAAAAATCAAGAATGTATAGATGTATTGGCTATAGAATTTAATTTATCAGAAGAAGATTGTGCTCAAAGGTTACCAAGTGGAAAAAATATTTTTTATGATAGAGTAAATTGGGCTAAGGGATATTTAAAAAATGCAGGTTTAGTAGAAGTACCAAGTAGAGGGCAGTTTAGGATTACAGAAAGAGGGAAAAAGGTACTAGAGAGTAATATAGAAGAATTAGGAATCAATGATTTATTGAAATATGAAGAGTTTAGAGATTATTTAAGGAGAAGTAATAGAAAGATAAATGATCATCAAGAAGCATCTAATTCCACTAGCAAAGAGATCAATAAAGAGATAGATAAAACACCACAAGAATACATGGAACAGGCATTTCAAGAAATTAAGATGAACTTAGTCAGTGAAGTTTTAGATCGAGTTAAGGAAATGAACTGTTATAGATTTGAGGATTTGGTGTTAGATTTATTAGTTAAAATGGGATATGGTGGTTCAAGGGAAGAAGCGAAATTAAGTACTAAAAAATCAGGAGATGAAGGTATTGATGGCATCATCAATGAAGATAGATTAGGATTAGATAGAATTTATGTGCAAGCAAAGAGATGGAAGGATGGAACAGTAGGAAGGCCAGAAATACAAAAGTTTTCAGGTGCATTAGATGGCCCAGGAGCTACAAAAGGGATATTTATTACAACTACTAGTTTCACCAAAGAAGCAATAGAATATAGTAGGGGGCTAAGCAGTAAAAAAATAATTTTAATTGACGGTAAGTTATTGGCAAGTCTAATGGTAGATTTTAATGTTGGTGTATCGGTAGAGAATACTTATGAAGTCAAAAGAATAGACACAGATTATTTCATTGAAGAATGAAGACAAGGGTTTGGTTATTATAGGGAACGGTATAATATTGTAAGGTAAAGTAGTATGACAAAAATCACTTATTAGAACTAGCAAATCTAGTTTCCTTATAGGTGGTTTTTTGTTTCAAAAATTAAAAGCAATTTTAGGGAATCATCTTCTAGGTCGCATATATAGAAGTGAATAACTGGTAAATGAGGCAAGACTTATAGCAAGAATCACAAAGAAAAATATCTTACTTACCTTTGAGAAGAGTGTTATTAAAGGAGTGAAATAAAATATCATTAGCCCTTAAGGGGGTCTTATAAGTGATAAAATTGGAGAACAATGACAGATATTATCGTTGCGAAAACGTTAGATAAAGAAAGGTTAGTAGCTAGTAAGGTAGGAGCTAAATAGGTTGTTCAGTAGGAGGAAGCTATTACACTTACATAGAAAGGAAGAGTGGCTATTTTTATTAATGAATTTGGTGAAAAGCAATTTTATAAAAAATAATTTAAATATTTAAAATATAGTGTATAATTAAGAGCGAAAATATAATATTAGGGGGCATTTAAAGAATGGTAAGTAAAAAAAGAGTATTTTTAAGGATAACTGTGTTATTAGTAATACTAATGCAATTCTGCATAGGAAGTATAGTAGTCTATGCAAAGACAACACCTGACGGATTTATATATCAGAATATGGGGAGTGTAATTTGGATTTCCGGTTATGAAGGAAATCAAAGTGACAT
Coding sequences:
- a CDS encoding GntP family permease, with the protein product MTGIPFLIVFIVAIILMIVMISKFKIHPFLSIMSISLVLGLIGGIPFASYTNADGSTVSGIATVIGNGFSSTFTSIGIVIIFGALIGTILEVTGGALKLADMVVKLVGEKHPELAIEIMGWVVSIPVFCDSGFVILNPIRKALVKRTKTSSVAMTVCLSAGLYASHVFIPPTPGPIAAANTLGVGDHILLVMGLGTLASIPGLIGAYFYAKWVGKRVKAKDEQENQGEVVQSYEELVASYGKLPGGFMSLAPIIVPIFLMAMSNVSSILGWSGAVSTAFTFLGTPIIALAVGVIFGIILMLQVNKGSQLYDITNETLKTVGPILFVTAAGGVLGKVIASTSLVAFITENAATLESIGIFFPFLLAAILKSAQGSSTVAITTTAGIMAPLMGVLGMDSVVMSVLCVMAIGAGSMTVSHANDSYFWVVTNFGEMTPEQGYKTQTAVTLVEGICSMIGIFILSLFLH
- a CDS encoding glycerate kinase type-2 family protein, whose amino-acid sequence is MTLREEADYIVNKAISSALPDEAVRQALKTKDFGEGKIYMVAVGKAAWQMAKAASDCLDKKIEKGICISKYGHMKGELPNVECYEAGHPIPDANSFRATQVAIDLITGLNAEDTVLFLLSGGGSALFEKPLVSEAELTDITRQLLACGADIVEINILRKRLSAVKGGKFAKLCLPAKVFSVVLSDIIGDPLDMIASGPAYPDSSTNEMAKKIIAKYHLKLSSEAMKLMDIETPKDLTHVETRITGSVKLLCKAAAEACQHLGYKTLILTDCLNCEAREAGTFLAAIAKTYQGSQESLAFIVGGETIVHLTGHGKGGRNQELALSAAREIGGLYQTALLSVGSDGTDGPTDAAGGYVDQDTQEKLRKQGIEIFEVLKENDSYHALQQVDGLIMTGATGTNVNDVAVLLIRR
- a CDS encoding restriction endonuclease — protein: MAIPTYDKIMLPLLKVIKDGVIYKNQECIDVLAIEFNLSEEDCAQRLPSGKNIFYDRVNWAKGYLKNAGLVEVPSRGQFRITERGKKVLESNIEELGINDLLKYEEFRDYLRRSNRKINDHQEASNSTSKEINKEIDKTPQEYMEQAFQEIKMNLVSEVLDRVKEMNCYRFEDLVLDLLVKMGYGGSREEAKLSTKKSGDEGIDGIINEDRLGLDRIYVQAKRWKDGTVGRPEIQKFSGALDGPGATKGIFITTTSFTKEAIEYSRGLSSKKIILIDGKLLASLMVDFNVGVSVENTYEVKRIDTDYFIEE